Proteins found in one Parasteatoda tepidariorum isolate YZ-2023 chromosome 7, CAS_Ptep_4.0, whole genome shotgun sequence genomic segment:
- the LOC107441686 gene encoding serine/threonine-protein kinase MARK2 encodes MSRSRSNAHYDGKIAGLYDLGDTLGRGHFAVVKLAKHVFTGEQVAVKVIDKTRLDEVSRAHLFQEVRCMKLVQHPNVVRLYDVIDTQTKLYLILELGDGGDMYDYILKHENGVDEETAKKYFRQIVHAISYCHKLHVVHRDLKPENVVFFEKLGMVKLTDFGFSNKFCPGQKLETSCGSLAYSAPEILLGDSYDAPKVDVWSLGVILYMLVCGRAPFQEANDSETLTMIMDCKYHVPTHISEDCVRLIGEMLIRDPDKRSSLEQIANDPWLNSGDAIQPADHLPLISREHLSDEDHAHIVQKMVNGNIASKEEIIEALDKNEYNHITATYFLLAERKLRAQRQERAQMINSRISRTDLSPVALTPSVSSAVPSPAQEKPVTSVEGLLSPCFPSKSLQMPDFTPRLGLNDAVPRFSAETFASTIPFQRKCSIVREEEDACSTASGASSPAKSPSNENKNLREQLAKLEEDNDETSSQCSSASEKKSSPRPSFSLPVPNISTFSPVIESSKPVVESVLKSTGPNRRLHSVQSSPQLPLNEVNEEKDCAERAVSLRLAAIKKKYVGKLQGRSTVTSHVRMRMFEFQHRKEKLDGTSNQEESPEKRHALSCEKEFKNDCMSKEKNCCSQSNSAKESSKELEDPGRWKASTCRKQKKASFTHSVYSTESTDSLDFLSEGQPRLTNSMSCGDLSADTGHFSSQEKCSVVRSDSISLTEIPQASSCELVEEKSHPKLFPDSTFNRYTSSIGNSVSLNSGLSSLQRHKLNLKSDHHSSHPDKISDKNGRTSTLGRLVYSGSRSANKQRLDINQNGWKKNERKKDLSGSRKSRGSQQAVVDMKLASKCCTLC; translated from the exons ATGAGCCGAAGCCGGAGTAACGCTCATTATGATGGAAAAATTGCAGGTTTATATGATTTGGGAGATACTTTAGGACGCGGCCATTTTGCCGTAGTTAAGTTGGCAAAGCACGTATTTACTGGGGAGCAGGTCGCTGTAAAAGTTATCGACAAAACAAGGCTAGATGAAGTTTCGAGGGCTCACTTGTTTCAAGAAGTTCGTTGCATGAAATTAGTACAACATCCGAATGTAGTACGCTTGTATGATGTCATAGACACCCAAACTAAgttatacttaattttagaattaggCGATGGAGGTGATATGTATGACTACATTCTCAAACATGAGAATGGCGTGGACGAAGAGACTGCGAAGAAGTATTTTCGGCAAATAGTTCATGCCATTTCATACTGCCATAAATTGCATGTAGTGCACAGAGATCTTAAACCTGAAAATGTTGTATTCTTTGAAAAACTTGGTATGGTGAAATTAACTGATTTTGGATTTAGCAATAAGTTCTGTCCTGGCCAAAAATTGGAAACTTCGTGTGGCTCACTTGCATATTCAGCTCCTGAAATATTGCTTGGAGATTCTTATGATGCCCCTAAAGTTG ATGTCTGGAGTTTAGGAGTCATCCTGTATATGCTTGTATGTGGTCGAGCTCCTTTTCAAGAAGCTAATGACAGTGAAACGCTTACCATGATTATGGACTGCAAATACCATGTTCCAACTCATATATCTGAAGATTGTGTGAG gcTCATTGGAGAGATGTTGATTAGAGACCCGGATAAAAGATCATCTTTGGAGCAAATAGCTAATGATCCTTGGTTGAATAGCGGAGATGCAATCCAGCCTGCTGATCACTTGCCTTTGATTTCAAGAGAACATCTCTCAGACGAAGATCATGCTCATATTGTACAGAAAATGGTTAATGGAAACATTGcttcaaaagaagaaataattga AGCTCTTGATAAGAATGAGTATAATCACATCACAGCAACATATTTTCTTCTGGCTGAAAGAAAGCTGCGAGCCCAACGTCAAGAAAGAGCCCAAATGATTAACAGCCGAATTTCTAGGACAGATTTATCACCAGTTGCACTCACACCCAG TGTATCATCCGCTGTACCCTCTCCTGCTCAAGAAAAACCGGTTACTTCAGTCGAAGGATTATTGTCTCCTTGTTTCCCGTCCAAATCACTGCAAATGCCCGATTTTACCCCACGCTTGGGGTTGAACGATGCTGTTCCACGTTTTTCTGCCGAAACTTTTGCCAGTACTATTCCTTTTCAAAGAAAGTGTAGCATTGTTCGAGAAGAGGAAGATGCATGTAGCACTGCCAGCGGAGCCTCATCTCCTGCCAAATCACCAtcaaatgagaataaaaacCTTCGGGAGCAACTAGCAAAGTTAGAAGAGGATAATGACGAAACATCAAGCCAGTGTTCCAGTGCGTCTGAGAAAAAGTCATCCCCAAGACCATCTTTTTCTTTGCCAGTACccaatatttctactttttcaCCTGTAATTGAGAGTTCCAAACCAGTGGTAGAATCAGTTCTTAAAAGTACTGGTCCAAATCGAAGGTTGCATTCTGTCCAGAGTTCACCCCAGCTACCTTTAAATGAAGTCAATGAAGAAAAGGATTGTGCAGAAAGAGCAGTTTCTTTACGACTGGCagctataaaaaagaaatatgttggCAAATTGCAAGGGCGTAGTACAGTCACATCTCACGTACGAATGAGAATGTTTGAATTTCAGCATAGGAAAGAGAAGCTAGATGGCACGTCAAACCAGGAAGAGTCCCCAGAAAAGCGACATGCTCTTTCTTGTgagaaagagtttaaaaatgattgcatGAGTAAGGAAAAGAATTGCTGTTCACAAAGTAATTCTGCTAAAGAGTCTTCTAAAGAACTTGAAGATCCTGGACGTTGGAAAGCCTCGACTTGTAGGAAACAGAAAAAAGCATCATTCACTCACTCCGTTTATTCAACAGAAAGTACCGACAGTTTAGATTTTCTTTCGGAAGGTCAGCCGCGCTTGACCAACTCAATGAGTTGTGGGGATCTGTCAGCAGATACTGGTCATTTTTCTTCTCAGGAAAAATGTTCTGTGGTTAGATCTGATAGTATTTCACTTACGGAAATTCCGCAAGCTTCCTCCTGTGAACTTGTGGAAGAGAAATCTCATCCTAAACTTTTCCCTGATAGTACATTCAATAGGTACACATCATCCATTGGTAATAGTGTTAGTTTAAACAGTGGGTTGAGTTCTTTGCAAAGGCATAAGTTAAATCTTAAAAGCGACCACCATAGCTCACATCCAGACAAAATCTCTGATAAAAATGGGCGAACTTCTACTCTAGGACGGTTAGTTTACTCAGGTAGCCGGTCTGCCAACAAGCAAAGGCTCGACATCAACCAGAATGGTTGGAAAAAGAATGAGCGCAAGAAAGATCTTTCTGGTAGTCGCAAAAGCAGAGGGAGTCAACAGGCCGTTGTTGATATGAAATTAGCCTCAAAATGTTGTACTCtatgttaa